A single Plasmodium yoelii strain 17X genome assembly, chromosome: 10 DNA region contains:
- a CDS encoding lysine decarboxylase, putative, whose translation MDSPNNAMVCGEDNTIYGNNMFENRNIENDYMNTNNSTMDVDTESGVYLDKEGKNPFYTYPYNLKQNRSVILKRIRRKNKYENIDLLEKYININNATNVCSLRIKLWEALMLYVNKVNVELIYFIINCLEEIEVYWGEEAKNTLQDIISLINDKKYKEVSNKIGEVLSSLSVTSGKINDDSPFFYTLIVSGKREEYCNNNLNINNNNISMNVNNNYNSNNNNGNYFNSDLSYELNKFLQYEQNRFSNQNNSKKLEYKIVEVNNAKEALLACLINPQILSVVLVDNLIIDDETKNDSNNNNNIFFNFNENSSLNKNYLMNYNITNNYKVKQNMCCNNIMNNGALSCGASNNDHIKTNEKKSRNSRDDINSNDDETTSINCINRDENRNDDRSSNSSGWNSIQNNIPNTGDKNLTRNRIFFKNDYKFDIGDFVLGYDQLVSAPLEKMKKGYNSLVILIKSIAYIRSSVDIFCVCTSITLDKLRSVNNKIIRIFTTHDDHSDLHESILDGVKKKIKTPFFNALKLYAERPIGVFHALAISKGNSVRRSRWIQSLLDFYGVNLFKAESSATCGGLDSLLDPHGSLKEAQIMAARAYGSKYCFFVTNGTSSSNKIVMQALVKPGDIILVDRACHKSHHYGFVLCQALPCYLDPYPVSRYGIYGAIPIYVIKKTLLEYRNSNKLHLVKMIILTNCTFDGIVYNVKRVIEECLAIKPDLIFLFDEAWFAYACFHPILKFRTAMTVAEKMRSKEQKKLYYKIHNKLLKKFGNVKSLNDVPSDTLLKTRLYPNPTEYKVRVYATQSIHKSLTSLRQGSVILISDDNFESDAYTPFKEAYYTHMSTSPNYQILATLDAGRAQMELEGYGLVEKQVEAAFLIRRELSEDPMISRYFRILNENDLIPDSLRQCCIAYMNGGNTNTRNGKKKHIRRKKTKKGKQNRDEEKESDNERKQYDEINIQKQFYMDHDSYSSRYNSANASYSCISSKHAKGGMLEPFENMKCNAHSNNSNNIPSFECINQGHSGSIYVKKKLGNNAYASNDLPSDVILANRNNGENETNNIKKYNHKNDERSINGTDTINCTSNFENEQYIDRKMRNEVEKKCYEDNSTKKMNKKKNESYKDINSITNDSSSNYGDNDVKCVCVDCMKNENIDEVNDEIRSRCCDSESSDDCDESDIYDKDKLCSKSNSINNFLEYFECSWLSEDEFVLDPTRITLFTGYSGIDGDTFKVKWLMDKYGIQINKTSINSVLFQTNIGTTGSSCLFLKSCLSLISQELDQKKALFNERDLNQFNENVYNLVYNYIELSQFSDFHPLFKKKYRNMNGKDNNIFNKEGDLRKAFYLAYEEDYVEYILLADLKERVKHNGMVVSASFIIPYPPGFPVLVPGQIVSHEILDYLSGLSVKEIHGYDENIGFRCFYNFILNYFDNAIISDPYGYYQKIDKKLYDKLKRESLRQEKQKNIENSYYIYVYDNKKNKMKKLYLYNGNTVSSDKSIIADNFMDDEGTSYSIVCSDANNGTGFLNNNTSSRINTNNMRKNTNTDSKNINNNSTSEIPYHDNNEDMHKGDNNNLNTIPSNCISMKNKMNNEHESFCKTGLNSNVEKNYDEKNIDSIHFRKIMGNDKSFTKNNVHKMHPVNEKKKTYGHILKKNSNKKYILKGKEMKRYYCISNEKKNNKYNILLTKMKNNGSEIPKNEMCLNNNSFTNIQNHHFDHKTNRLIRENYFHDNTYKKSEQNNNNFDVSINMKREDHYGVNADNNNNGNDYHNNITLENTPKNIETDNVHYRRTSISNNEESKNTENEENHTKNEFASVQKISTNITCCINNRHTSCLINENNEKFNKMSEYMQGNYQNTNTNSLLDIHYMKKNSKFNKSDDGKYKKKNNSYCSNKKMNTSNIIMSMKTTKKDILIECRNGLNGKGEKLNNDRILNNYVRNSEMEKINYSDYSNSNKRLNKITYAKSDDEQIQKETNNVTNENSYEPNDKLLNKDNICFNRGEENYNNDNENNNEKENYDVVSTNCVTKDMQEINEGNVNPNNYSSGNRTDSVMNIEKLDCHNNCCSEKSGRKNSQEICRKMIEENDENNADRGNKNSVRKMNICDCPNNEETENDRNCNNIKCGQNNNLNQNNTLYCKQDDEYKNEDDGSNEGHVNINNMQVKNEIKFCVNNFHLNENDIQVSPIIVEKDTDKNPNRKLNTLNNNSYINNLITNVDDDTFIHKEGNFFLECALTHSEINCSSFEMDIPLNNVYYNGGNNDTKECRNYEGDKKNNF comes from the coding sequence atGGATTCCCCAAATAATGCCATGGTTTGTGGCGAAGATAATACAATTTATGGAAACAATATGTTTGAAAATAGGAATATAGAGAATGATTATATGAATACAAATAACAGCACGATGGATGTAGATACAGAATCTGGAGTTTATCTTGATAAAGAAGGAAAGAATCCATTTTATACATATCCATATAATTTGAAACAAAATAGGTCAGTAATTTTAAAAAGGATAAGAAGAaagaataaatatgaaaatatcgATTTGCTagaaaagtatattaatattaacaatGCTACAAATGTATGCTCATTGCGAATAAAATTATGGGAAGCCCTTATGTTGTATGTTAATAAAGTAAATGttgaattaatttattttataataaattgcTTAGAAGAGATAGAAGTATATTGGGGTGAAGAAGCTAAAAATACTTTACAAGACATAATAAGcttaataaatgacaaaaaatataaagaagttTCAAATAAAATTGGAGAAGTATTATCAAGTTTATCGGTAACGAGCGGgaaaataaatgatgataGCCCATTTTTTTACACATTGATAGTGTCAGGTAAAAGAGAAGAATATTGTAATAACAACTTGaacattaataataataatataagcaTGAATGTTaataacaattataatagtaataataataatggtaaTTATTTCAATTCTGATTTATCatatgaattaaataaatttttacaGTATGAACAAAACCGATTTtcaaatcaaaataatagcaagaaattagaatataaaatagtTGAAGTAAATAATGCAAAAGAAGCATTATTAGCTTGCCTAATAAATCCACAAATTTTATCTGTAGTATTAGTAGACAATTTAATAATAGATgatgaaacaaaaaatgatagtaataataacaataatatattttttaattttaatgaaaatagttcattaaataaaaattacctaatgaattataatataacaaataattataaagtGAAACAAAATATGTGTTGTAACAATATTATGAATAACGGGGCTCTATCATGTGGTGCAAGTAACAATGATCACATAAAGacgaatgaaaaaaaatcaagaaaTAGCCGAgatgatataaatagtaatgaTGATGAAACTACTAGCATCAATTGCATTAATAGAGACGAAAATAGAAATGATGATAGAAGCAGCAATAGTAGTGGGTGGAATAGTATTCAAAACAACATACCTAACACTGGAGACAAAAATTTGACGAGAAatcgtattttttttaaaaatgattaCAAATTCGATATCGGAGATTTTGTGTTGGGTTATGATCAATTGGTATCTGCTCCtttagaaaaaatgaaaaagggATATAATAGTTtagtaatattaattaaaagtaTAGCTTATATTAGAAGTTCTGTAGATATATTTTGTGTTTGTACATCTATAACATTGGATAAATTAAGATctgtaaataataaaataataaggatTTTTACAACACATGATGATCATAGCGATTTACATGAGTCTATATTAGACggagtaaaaaaaaaaataaaaactccATTTTTTAATGCGCTAAAATTATATGCAGAAAGACCTATAGGTGTATTTCACGCATTAGCTATAAGTAAAGGTAATAGTGTAAGGAGAAGTAGATGGATACAATCTTTACTCGATTTTTATGGggttaatttatttaaagcCGAATCTAGTGCAACTTGTGGTGGTTTAGATTCCCTTTTAGATCCACATGGATCATTAAAGGAAGCGCAGATAATGGCTGCAAGGGCATATGGTagtaaatattgttttttcgTTACTAATGGTACATCTAGCTCTAATAAAATTGTTATGCAAGCATTAGTTAAACCAGGAGATATAATATTAGTTGATAGAGCATGCCATAAATCACATCATTATGGATTTGTTTTATGTCAAGCATTACCTTGTTATTTAGATCCATACCCAGTATCTCGATACGGAATATATGGTGCAATACCGATATATGTAATTAAAAAGACCTTACTAGAATATAgaaatagtaataaattaCATCTtgtaaaaatgataatactGACAAATTGCACTTTTGATGGAATCGTTTACAATGTAAAAAGAGTTATAGAAGAATGTCTAGCGATCAAACCAgatttgatatttttatttgatgaagCATGGTTTGCTTATGCTTGTTTTCATCCGATTCTAAAATTTAGAACAGCTATGACTGTAGCTGAAAAAATGAGAAGTAAAGAAcagaaaaaattatattataaaatacataacaaattgttaaaaaagtTTGGTAATGTAAAAAGTTTAAATGATGTACCCAGTGACACATTACTTAAAACAAGATTATATCCAAATCCCACAGAATATAAAGTTAGAGTATATGCAACTCAATCGATACACAAATCGTTGACATCCTTAAGACAAGGTAGTGTCATATTAATAAGTGATGATAATTTTGAATCTGATGCATATACACCTTTCAAAGAAGCATATTATACGCATATGTCAACATCACCTAATTATCAGATTTTAGCAACTTTAGATGCAGGACGAGCTCAGATGGAATTAGAAGGATATGGGTTAGTAGAAAAACAAGTAGAAGCCGCATTTTTAATAAGGCGTGAATTAAGTGAAGATCCTATGATATCTAGATATTTTAGAATTTTGAATGAGAATGATTTAATACCTGACAGTTTGAGGCAATGTTGCATTGCCTACATGAATGGTGGAAATACAAATACgagaaatggaaaaaaaaaacacattcgcagaaaaaaaacaaaaaaaggaaaacaaAATAGagatgaagaaaaagaaagtGATAATGAGAGAAAACAAtatgatgaaataaatatacagaaACAATTTTACATGGATCATGATTCCTATAGTTCCAGATATAACAGTGCCAATGCTAGTTATTCTTGTATTTCTAGTAAGCACGCTAAAGGAGGTATGTTAGAACCGtttgaaaatatgaaatgCAATGCCCATAGCAATAATTCGAATAATATTCCATCGTTTGAATGCATTAATCAAGGACATTCGGGAAGCAtttatgtgaaaaaaaagcTTGGGAATAATGCATACGCCTCTAATGATTTACCTAGTGATGTCATATTAGCTAATAGAAATAACGGTGAAAATGAAACGAATAATATTAAGaaatataatcataaaaatgatgaaaggAGCATAAATGGGACAGATACAATAAATTGTACatcaaattttgaaaatgagCAATACATAGATAGAAAAATGAGAAATGAAGTTGAGAAAAAATGTTACGAAGATAATTCGACGAAAAagatgaataaaaaaaaaaatgaaagttATAAAGACATAAATTCAATAACAAATGATAGTAGTAGCAATTATGGTGATAATGATGTAAAATGTGTATGCGTAGATTGTATGAAGAATGAAAATATTGATGAGGTTAATGACGAAATTCGTAGTAGATGCTGTGATAGTGAAAGCAGTGATGATTGCGATGAAAGtgatatatatgataaagaTAAATTATGTAGCAAGTCGAAtagtattaataattttctgGAATATTTTGAATGTTCTTGGTTAAGTGAAGATGAATTTGTTTTAGACCCAACACGAATAACGCTATTTACTGGATATTCAGGGATTGACGGTGATACATTTAAAGTAAAATGGCTAATGGATAAATATggaatacaaataaataagacGTCTATTAATAGTGTCTTGTTTCAAACAAATATCGGTACTACAGGTTCTTCatgtttatttttgaaaagtTGTTTATCTTTAATTTCGCAAGAATTAGATCAAAAAAAAGCATTATTTAATGAAAGAGATTTAAACCAGTTTAatgaaaatgtatataaCTTAGTTTATAATTACATTGAATTATCTCAGTTTAGTGATTTTCATCCTTTGttcaaaaaaaagtataGGAATATGAATGgtaaagataataatatttttaataaagaaGGAGATTTGAGAAAAGCTTTTTATCTAGCTTATGAAGAAGATTAtgtagaatatatattattagcaGATTTAAAAGAACGAGTAAAACACAATGGAATGGTAGTATCAGCTAGCTTTATTATTCCTTATCCGCCTGGTTTTCCTGTATTAGTGCCAGGGCAAATAGTTAGCCATGAAATATTAGATTATTTATCAGGGCTTAGTGTTAAAGAAATACATGgatatgatgaaaatatcGGTTTTAGatgtttttataattttattttaaattattttgacAATGCTATTATTTCAGATCCATATGGgtattatcaaaaaatagataaaaagctttatgataaattaaaacgTGAAAGTTTAAGAcaagaaaaacaaaaaaatatagaaaattcatattatatatatgtatatgacaataaaaaaaataaaatgaaaaagttatatttatataatggaAATACTGTTTCATCTGATAAATCAATTATTGCTGATAATTTTATGGATGATGAGGGTACAAGTTATAGTATAGTTTGTTCTGATGCGAATAATGGAACAGGTTttctaaataataatacttcCTCTCGTATTAATACTAATAATATGAGAAAAAATACTAACACTGATtcaaaaaacataaataataactcTACTAGCGAAATTCCTTAtcatgataataatgaagataTGCACAAAggagataataataatttaaataccATCCCTTCAAATTGTATCtctatgaaaaataaaatgaataatgaACACGAAAGTTTTTGCAAAACCGGTTTGAATTCAAATgtggaaaaaaattatgatgaaaaaaatattgatagTATAcattttagaaaaattatgGGTAATGATAAAagttttacaaaaaataatgtgcACAAAATGCATCCAGTTAacgaaaagaaaaaaacatatggacatattttaaaaaaaaattccaataaaaaatatatcctaAAAGGAAAAGAAATGAAAAGATATTATTGCATATCaaatgaaaagaaaaataataaatataatatacttttaactaaaatgaaaaataatggTTCTGAAATTCCGAAAAATGAAATGTGTCTAAACAATAATTCTTTTACGAATATACAAAATCATCATTTTGATCATAAAACAAATCGTTTAATTCGAGAAAATTATTTCCATGACAATACGTATAAAAAATcagaacaaaataataacaatttcGATGTGTCAATAAACATGAAAAGAGAAGATCATTATGGTGTTAATGCTGATAACAACAATAATGGAAACGATTaccataataatataacttTAGAAAATACTCCGAAAAATATAGAAACCGATAATGTACATTATAGAAGAACAAGTATCAGTAATAACGAAGAGAGTAAAAACACAGAAAATGAGGAAAATCACACAAAAAACGAATTTGCAAGCGTTCAGAAAATTTCTACCAACATAACATGTTGCATAAATAATAGACATACTAGCTGCTTGATAAATGAAAACAACGaaaaatttaacaaaatGAGTGAATATATGCAAGGTAATTATCAAAATACAAATACAAACTCCTTATTAGACATacattatatgaaaaaaaattcaaaatttaataaaagtgACGATgggaaatacaaaaaaaaaaataattcatattgctcaaataaaaaaatgaatacatctaatataataatgagtatgaaaacaacaaaaaaagatatattaatTGAATGTAGAAATGGTTTAAATGGAAAAGGCGAAAAACTGAATAATGATAGGATATTGAATAATTATGTAAGGAATAGcgaaatggaaaaaataaattattctgaTTATTCAAATTCAAACAAaagattaaataaaattacataTGCAAAAAGTGATGACGAACAAATTCAAAAAGAGACGAATAATGTTACTAATGAAAATTCATATGAACCCAACGACAAAttgttaaataaagataacaTTTGTTTTAATAGGGGTgaggaaaattataataatgataacgaaaataataatgaaaaggaaaattatGATGTTGTTTCTACTAACTGCGTGACTAAAGATATGCAAGAAATAAACGAAGGAAATGTAAATCCAAATAATTATTCAAGTGGTAATCGCACAGATTCTGTGATGAATATTGAGAAATTGGACTGTCATAATAATTGTTGCTCTGAGAAATCGGGGAGAAAAAATTCCCAAGAAATATGTAGAAAAATGATTGaggaaaatgatgaaaataatgcaGATCGAGGGAATAAAAATAGCGTaagaaaaatgaatatatgcGATTGCccaaataatgaagaaactGAAAATGATCGAAATTGtaacaatataaaatgtgGACAAAATAATAACCTAAACCAAAACAATACATTATATTGTAAGCAAGatgatgaatataaaaatgaggACGATGGTAGCAATGAAGGACatgtaaatattaacaatatgcaggtaaaaaatgaaataaaattttgtGTGAATAATTTTCATCTTAACGAAAATGATATACAAGTAAGCCCAATAATTGTAGAAAAGGATACTGACAAAAATCCCAACAGAAAATTAAATACTTTAAATAACAATAGCTATATCAATAATCTTATAACAAATGTTGATGATGATACATTTATTCATAAGGAagggaatttttttttagaatgtGCATTAACACATTCAGAAATTAATTGTAGTTCTTTTGAAATGGATATACCATTaaataatgtatattataacGGAGGTAATAATGACACTAAGGAATGCAGAAATTATGAAggggataaaaaaaataatttttga